A window of Corallococcus macrosporus DSM 14697 contains these coding sequences:
- a CDS encoding DUF503 domain-containing protein produces MFVGVARLTLQIPDSGSLKSKRQVLRRVMDRLKARFNVAVAEVEDQELWQKASLALAVVGNERRHVDEQLEKIIHSVEEMYVAPLLSRETEILGFGDQLFASGQAAARGAFSARAVDEDAEELDLSPEQAAAHSEAAIARFLRGERSSLAEAEGLGEWESRHEGGMDGGASRPSPSSGGRMTFDEARARARSLRNPRDWEKK; encoded by the coding sequence ATGTTCGTAGGTGTCGCACGCCTCACCCTGCAGATTCCGGACAGCGGCTCGCTGAAGTCCAAGCGGCAGGTGCTCCGCCGGGTGATGGACCGGCTCAAGGCCCGCTTCAACGTGGCCGTGGCCGAGGTCGAGGACCAGGAGCTCTGGCAGAAGGCCTCGTTGGCGCTCGCGGTGGTGGGCAACGAGCGGCGCCACGTGGACGAGCAACTGGAGAAGATCATCCACTCCGTCGAGGAGATGTACGTCGCCCCGCTGTTGTCGCGAGAGACGGAAATCCTCGGCTTCGGGGACCAGCTCTTCGCGAGCGGCCAGGCGGCCGCCCGCGGGGCCTTCTCGGCGCGGGCGGTGGACGAGGACGCGGAGGAGCTGGACCTCTCCCCCGAGCAGGCGGCGGCGCATTCGGAGGCCGCCATTGCCCGGTTCCTGCGGGGCGAGCGTTCGTCGCTCGCGGAAGCCGAGGGGCTGGGGGAGTGGGAGAGCCGCCATGAAGGCGGCATGGATGGCGGCGCCAGCCGCCCGTCTCCGTCGAGCGGTGGACGGATGACGTTCGACGAGGCGCGGGCTCGGGCCCGCTCCCTGCGCAACCCGCGAGACTGGGAGAAGAAATGA
- the rbfA gene encoding 30S ribosome-binding factor RbfA, which yields MTTHSRPERVGQEIQAAIGDLLTRGMLRDPRIGYITITGVKVSPDLRVARVFYSMMGSEQERADTQKGLEAAKGFVRREVTSAVNLRVSPEIFFSFDESVGEGDKIDRLLREVRNKEGW from the coding sequence ATGACGACGCATTCCCGACCGGAGCGCGTGGGGCAGGAAATCCAGGCGGCCATTGGTGACCTGCTCACCCGGGGCATGCTGAGGGACCCGCGCATCGGCTACATCACGATTACGGGCGTGAAGGTCTCCCCGGACCTCCGCGTGGCCCGGGTCTTCTACTCGATGATGGGCAGCGAGCAGGAGCGCGCGGACACCCAGAAGGGCCTGGAGGCCGCCAAGGGCTTCGTGCGCCGCGAGGTGACGTCCGCCGTCAACCTGCGCGTGTCGCCGGAAATCTTCTTCTCCTTCGACGAATCCGTCGGCGAGGGTGACAAGATTGACCGGCTGCTGCGCGAAGTCCGCAACAAGGAAGGCTGGTAG
- the rimP gene encoding ribosome maturation factor RimP produces the protein MSEKNLKQTVEERALALLEPIVAGEGLELVDLEFLREREGWVLRLFIDKPGGRVGLDECTQVSRAVDPSLDVEDFIPHEYSLEVSSPGVDRPLRKPAHFERVKGQKVKVKTFGPVGEPPRKNFTGTLTEVAGDGISVEVEGAGTFHILFKDIAKANLEFQF, from the coding sequence ATGTCGGAGAAGAACCTCAAGCAGACGGTGGAGGAGCGGGCCCTGGCCCTGCTCGAACCCATTGTCGCGGGTGAAGGCCTGGAGCTCGTGGACCTGGAATTCCTCCGGGAGCGCGAGGGCTGGGTGCTCCGGTTGTTCATCGACAAGCCGGGTGGCCGCGTCGGGCTGGACGAGTGCACCCAGGTGTCGCGCGCGGTGGACCCATCGCTCGACGTGGAGGACTTCATCCCCCACGAGTACAGCCTGGAGGTCTCCAGCCCCGGAGTGGACCGGCCGCTGCGGAAGCCGGCGCACTTCGAGCGAGTGAAGGGACAGAAGGTGAAGGTGAAGACGTTCGGCCCGGTGGGAGAGCCCCCGCGCAAGAACTTCACCGGCACGCTGACCGAGGTGGCAGGCGACGGAATCTCGGTGGAGGTGGAAGGGGCAGGAACCTTCCACATCCTCTTCAAGGACATCGCCAAGGCGAACCTGGAGTTCCAGTTCTAG
- the nusA gene encoding transcription termination factor NusA has protein sequence MPTQQANPSVNLNLVLDQVAKDKGIDRAVLIATLEDAMKTAAKKHFGQDRELEATYDPEKGVVELFQAITVVEEIVDPVQAVNQISLVEAHKKGMEVEPGDELVFQIFYRDEDAAEAKAQDDQYGDILRLKTFRRGFGRIAAQTAKQVILQRTRDAERENVFNEYRDRKNEIVTGIARRFERGNIIVDLGRAEAVLPVREQVPRETYRPGDRVQAYVLDVLRESKGPQIVLSRASVNLLTKLFEMEVPEIAEGIVVIEAAAREPGGRAKIAVSSRDSDVDPVGACVGMKGSRVQAVVQELRGEKIDIVPFDEDPARFVCSALAPAEVSRVIIDEANHAMELIVPDDQLSLAIGRRGQNVRLAAQLTGWKLDINSESRVRELREFANRSLGSLPGVNEMLVETLYAHGFRQARDIAEANEELLAQLPGIDPARIPSMQEAARTRMVEDQAELSRMDYEREQARIAEARRHPDELSQPERMARVRGVGEKTIEQLILAGYRSVEDIANEKDLAKLGDVPGVGIKKARQLKSAAENYLVEEAKLRAELNAERGATAATFDGGAEATKSP, from the coding sequence ATGCCCACGCAGCAAGCCAACCCGAGCGTCAACCTCAACCTCGTCCTCGACCAGGTCGCCAAGGACAAGGGCATCGACCGGGCTGTGCTGATTGCCACGCTCGAAGACGCGATGAAGACCGCGGCCAAGAAGCACTTCGGCCAGGACCGCGAGCTCGAGGCGACGTACGACCCGGAGAAGGGCGTCGTGGAGCTGTTCCAGGCCATCACCGTGGTCGAGGAGATTGTCGACCCGGTCCAGGCGGTGAATCAGATCTCCCTGGTCGAGGCCCACAAGAAGGGCATGGAAGTGGAGCCGGGCGACGAGCTCGTGTTCCAGATCTTCTACCGGGACGAGGACGCCGCCGAGGCCAAGGCCCAGGACGACCAGTACGGCGACATCCTCCGCCTGAAGACCTTCCGCCGCGGCTTCGGCCGCATCGCCGCGCAGACGGCCAAGCAGGTCATCCTGCAGCGCACGCGCGACGCCGAGCGGGAGAACGTCTTCAACGAGTACCGCGACCGGAAGAACGAAATCGTCACCGGCATCGCCCGCCGGTTCGAGCGCGGCAACATCATCGTGGACCTGGGCCGCGCCGAGGCCGTGCTGCCGGTGCGCGAGCAGGTCCCGCGTGAGACGTACCGCCCCGGCGACCGCGTCCAGGCCTACGTGCTGGACGTGCTCCGCGAGTCCAAGGGGCCCCAGATCGTCCTCAGCCGCGCGTCCGTCAACCTGCTCACCAAGCTGTTCGAGATGGAGGTGCCCGAAATCGCCGAGGGCATCGTCGTCATCGAGGCGGCGGCGCGTGAGCCGGGCGGCCGGGCGAAGATCGCCGTGTCCAGCCGGGACTCGGACGTGGACCCGGTGGGCGCCTGCGTCGGCATGAAGGGCAGCCGCGTGCAGGCGGTGGTGCAGGAGCTGCGCGGCGAGAAGATCGACATCGTCCCGTTCGACGAGGACCCGGCCCGCTTCGTGTGCTCGGCGCTGGCCCCCGCGGAGGTCAGCCGCGTCATCATCGACGAGGCCAACCACGCCATGGAGCTCATCGTCCCGGATGACCAGCTCAGCCTGGCCATTGGCCGCCGCGGCCAGAACGTCCGCCTGGCCGCCCAGCTCACGGGCTGGAAGCTGGACATCAACAGCGAGAGCCGGGTGCGGGAGCTGCGCGAGTTCGCCAACCGCTCGCTCGGCTCGCTGCCCGGCGTCAACGAGATGCTGGTGGAGACGCTCTACGCGCACGGCTTCCGGCAGGCCCGGGACATCGCCGAGGCCAACGAGGAGCTGCTCGCGCAGCTCCCGGGCATCGACCCGGCTCGCATCCCCTCCATGCAGGAGGCCGCCCGGACCCGGATGGTCGAGGATCAGGCGGAACTGTCGCGCATGGATTATGAAAGGGAGCAGGCCCGGATCGCCGAGGCCCGGCGGCACCCGGACGAGCTCAGCCAGCCCGAGCGGATGGCGCGTGTGCGCGGCGTCGGTGAGAAGACCATCGAGCAGCTCATCCTCGCCGGCTACCGCTCGGTGGAGGACATCGCCAACGAGAAGGACCTGGCGAAGCTGGGCGATGTTCCGGGCGTGGGTATCAAGAAGGCCCGCCAGCTCAAGAGCGCGGCGGAGAACTACCTGGTGGAGGAAGCCAAGCTGCGCGCGGAGCTGAATGCCGAGCGCGGCGCGACGGCGGCGACGTTTGATGGTGGCGCGGAAGCCACCAAGTCGCCGTAA
- the infB gene encoding translation initiation factor IF-2, with translation MSKKRVHEIAKELKSHGIELDNKEVVTELSSLGYDVKSHSSSLDDDQATAAVQKILDKRKPKQATPPVTAKGFVVRRKVGPPAGATADSGAEASHAAEPAAPPELPSAPEPVAATAEEPVQPPPAEAPRAPAEAPSAPEPQHAEAPVAAAEPVAPSAVTSTPPAPVAEAPKAPAAAEVASPTPAAEAPQAPVEAPQAAAPASAAAQPRPPVQESTTLPQPPPRSPVPPSVRTPSSTSSSATVVSRGPAPGYPQRSGPGGRPGGPGGPGGRPGGPGGPGGRPGGPGGPGGRPGGPGGPGGRPGGPGGRPSYQGPGSYQGSGARPGQGPVRPTSAPGMGAQPSASASPVPQGPTIMVGGVPHAQVTPTGAQARPTATQAVVISRPLIQVRRVTPTAGQAKQYPMAPGRTGIPERREYKVVPDHLGRGRELVDVSKNKERGQRKRTSGDTQSVSKQELTDMVWGRVTIPIRGKKRKPTKKGAKTQITQMAEEKKVIKLQEGISVSDLGQRMGVRSNELIKKLMGLGKMVTANQMVDADTAETVASDYGWKIDRVGFEVEDYLPEVEARPEDERPRPPVVTIMGHVDHGKTSLLDAIRKANVAQGEAGGITQHIGAYSISTARGDVTFLDTPGHEAFTSMRARGADVTDIVVLVVAADDGVMPQTVEAIKHAKAAEVPIVVAINKMDVPGANPDRVKKDLANHELTPEEWGGDTIMVPVSAKTKENLELLLENLALQAEVLELSANPNRPSVGAIIEAKLDRGRGPVATVLVQEGTLKLGDAVVTGSHYGRIRAMTNSRGEQVKEVMPGYCAEVVGLSGVPSAGDAINVVADEKAAKQIAEHRGMKDRQTELSKVSRESLEQLFAKTKAGGGPKELRVVIKADVQGSSEAVKQAVQKLSTHKVKVEVVHSGVGAITEGDVMRAAASKGVVLGFNVNPESGAEAAAKAQEVSLKSYSIIYELIDGVRTEMEGLLEPIRTERKLGRAEVRNTFNVPRLGTIAGAAVLDGVMKRGAFVRLMRENKQLFSGKMASLRRFKDDVKEVAQGFECGIGIESFNDLKPGDIIEAYEIEETRQSLT, from the coding sequence ATGTCGAAGAAGCGCGTCCACGAAATCGCCAAGGAACTCAAGAGCCACGGGATCGAGCTCGACAACAAGGAGGTCGTCACCGAGCTGTCGAGCCTCGGTTACGACGTCAAGAGCCACTCGTCGTCTCTCGATGACGACCAGGCGACCGCTGCCGTCCAGAAGATCCTGGACAAGCGCAAGCCGAAGCAGGCCACGCCGCCGGTGACGGCGAAGGGCTTCGTCGTGCGCCGGAAGGTGGGTCCGCCCGCCGGTGCGACCGCGGACAGCGGGGCCGAGGCTTCACACGCCGCCGAGCCCGCGGCCCCCCCTGAGCTGCCTTCGGCCCCCGAGCCCGTGGCCGCCACGGCCGAGGAGCCGGTGCAGCCGCCGCCCGCGGAGGCGCCTCGCGCGCCCGCCGAGGCGCCGAGCGCCCCGGAGCCTCAGCATGCCGAGGCCCCGGTCGCCGCCGCGGAGCCGGTCGCTCCGTCCGCTGTCACGTCTACGCCGCCCGCGCCGGTGGCCGAGGCCCCGAAGGCCCCCGCCGCCGCCGAGGTGGCTTCACCCACGCCCGCCGCCGAGGCCCCACAGGCCCCGGTGGAGGCTCCCCAGGCTGCCGCTCCGGCTTCCGCCGCCGCGCAGCCTCGTCCCCCTGTCCAGGAGAGCACCACCTTGCCCCAACCCCCCCCCCGCTCACCGGTACCGCCGTCAGTCCGGACGCCTTCGAGCACTTCCTCGTCCGCGACTGTCGTGTCCCGGGGCCCCGCGCCTGGCTATCCGCAGCGCAGCGGACCCGGTGGCCGTCCCGGTGGTCCGGGCGGTCCGGGTGGCCGTCCCGGTGGTCCGGGCGGCCCGGGCGGTCGTCCCGGTGGTCCGGGCGGCCCGGGCGGTCGTCCCGGTGGTCCGGGCGGTCCGGGTGGTCGTCCCGGTGGTCCGGGTGGCCGTCCGTCGTACCAGGGGCCGGGCTCCTACCAGGGCTCCGGCGCGCGTCCCGGACAGGGACCGGTGCGTCCCACGTCGGCGCCTGGCATGGGCGCGCAGCCCTCCGCCTCCGCGTCGCCTGTTCCGCAGGGCCCCACCATCATGGTTGGCGGCGTGCCGCACGCCCAGGTGACGCCCACGGGCGCGCAGGCGCGTCCCACGGCGACCCAGGCCGTCGTCATCTCGCGCCCGCTCATCCAGGTGCGCCGCGTGACGCCCACGGCGGGTCAGGCCAAGCAGTACCCCATGGCGCCGGGCCGCACGGGCATCCCGGAGCGGCGTGAGTACAAGGTCGTCCCGGACCACCTGGGCCGTGGCCGCGAGCTGGTGGACGTCTCCAAGAACAAGGAGCGTGGCCAGCGCAAGCGCACCAGCGGTGATACGCAGAGCGTGTCCAAGCAGGAACTGACGGACATGGTCTGGGGCCGCGTCACCATCCCCATCCGTGGCAAGAAGCGCAAGCCCACGAAGAAGGGCGCCAAGACGCAGATCACCCAGATGGCCGAGGAGAAGAAGGTCATCAAGCTCCAGGAGGGCATCTCCGTGTCCGACCTGGGCCAGCGCATGGGTGTGCGCAGCAACGAGCTCATCAAGAAGCTGATGGGCCTGGGGAAGATGGTCACCGCGAACCAGATGGTGGACGCGGACACGGCGGAGACGGTCGCCAGCGACTACGGCTGGAAGATCGACCGCGTGGGCTTCGAGGTGGAGGACTACCTGCCCGAGGTGGAGGCCCGTCCCGAGGACGAGCGTCCCCGTCCGCCGGTGGTCACCATCATGGGCCACGTCGACCACGGCAAGACGAGCCTCCTGGACGCCATCCGGAAGGCCAACGTCGCGCAGGGTGAGGCCGGTGGCATCACCCAGCACATCGGCGCGTACAGCATCAGCACCGCGCGCGGTGACGTGACGTTCCTCGACACGCCGGGCCACGAGGCCTTCACGTCCATGCGCGCCCGCGGCGCCGACGTGACGGACATCGTGGTGCTGGTGGTGGCCGCCGACGACGGCGTGATGCCGCAGACGGTGGAGGCCATCAAGCACGCGAAGGCGGCCGAGGTGCCCATCGTCGTCGCCATCAACAAGATGGACGTGCCGGGCGCCAACCCGGACCGCGTGAAGAAGGACCTGGCCAACCACGAGCTCACCCCGGAAGAGTGGGGCGGCGACACCATCATGGTTCCGGTCTCCGCGAAGACGAAGGAGAACCTGGAGCTGCTGCTGGAGAACCTGGCCCTCCAGGCCGAGGTGCTCGAGCTGTCGGCCAACCCGAACCGTCCGTCGGTGGGCGCCATCATCGAGGCCAAGCTGGACCGCGGCCGTGGCCCGGTCGCCACGGTGCTGGTGCAGGAAGGCACGCTCAAGCTGGGTGACGCCGTCGTCACCGGCTCGCACTACGGCCGCATCCGCGCCATGACGAACAGCCGCGGCGAGCAGGTGAAGGAAGTGATGCCGGGCTACTGCGCCGAGGTCGTCGGTCTGTCCGGCGTGCCGAGCGCGGGTGACGCCATCAACGTGGTGGCGGACGAGAAGGCGGCCAAGCAGATCGCCGAGCACCGCGGCATGAAGGACCGGCAGACCGAGCTGTCCAAGGTCAGCCGCGAGTCCCTGGAGCAGCTCTTCGCCAAGACGAAGGCGGGCGGCGGCCCCAAGGAGCTGCGCGTCGTCATCAAGGCGGACGTGCAGGGCTCGTCCGAGGCCGTCAAGCAGGCCGTCCAGAAGCTGTCCACCCACAAGGTCAAGGTGGAGGTGGTGCACTCCGGCGTGGGCGCCATCACCGAGGGCGACGTGATGCGGGCGGCGGCCTCCAAGGGCGTGGTGCTCGGCTTCAACGTCAACCCCGAGTCCGGTGCCGAGGCCGCGGCCAAGGCGCAGGAGGTGTCGCTCAAGAGCTACTCCATCATCTACGAGCTCATCGACGGGGTTCGCACGGAGATGGAGGGCCTGCTGGAGCCCATCCGCACCGAGCGCAAGCTGGGCCGTGCGGAGGTGCGCAACACGTTCAACGTGCCGCGCCTGGGCACCATCGCCGGTGCGGCGGTGCTGGACGGTGTGATGAAGCGCGGCGCCTTCGTTCGCCTCATGCGCGAGAACAAGCAGTTGTTCTCCGGCAAGATGGCGTCGCTGCGGCGCTTCAAGGACGACGTCAAGGAAGTCGCGCAGGGCTTCGAGTGCGGTATCGGCATCGAGAGCTTCAACGACCTCAAGCCCGGTGACATCATCGAGGCCTACGAGATCGAAGAGACTCGGCAGAGCCTCACCTAG
- the rpsO gene encoding 30S ribosomal protein S15: protein MSLHQERKSELVSKFKTHETDTGSPEVQVALLSERITMLTEHFKTHKKDHHSRRGLLKLVGQRRRLLDYLKSKDVARYKKLIDGLGIRK, encoded by the coding sequence ATGTCGCTGCATCAGGAGCGCAAGTCGGAGCTGGTGTCGAAGTTCAAGACCCACGAGACGGACACGGGGTCCCCCGAGGTGCAGGTGGCGCTGCTGTCCGAGCGCATCACCATGCTCACGGAGCACTTCAAGACGCACAAGAAGGACCACCACTCCCGCCGCGGTCTGTTGAAGCTGGTCGGTCAGCGCCGCCGCCTGCTGGACTACCTGAAGTCCAAGGACGTCGCGCGGTACAAGAAGCTCATCGACGGCCTCGGCATCCGCAAGTAG
- the truB gene encoding tRNA pseudouridine(55) synthase TruB has translation MDGVLVIDKPTGPTSFDVVRQVRSLLRIKKVGHTGTLDPLATGVLPLCLGEATKVAGFITEGDKAYDATVRLGAETDTLDAEGQVTAQAPVPALTPALIEAALARFRGTFDQVPPMYSAVKVGGKRLYELARAGEEVERAARQVTVYELVLRDFSAERLQLSVRCSKGFFVRTLAQDVGRALGCGAHLEALRRTSSGPFSLTQALPLADLPDLLKAGTLAGRLMSMSQALVDLPEVRVSAADAKRVSHGVPVEVPAGNAGRVRVMGPDDALLAVAEVTGGRLRYLRVLV, from the coding sequence ATGGACGGCGTCCTCGTCATTGACAAGCCCACCGGCCCCACGTCGTTCGACGTGGTCCGCCAGGTGCGTTCGCTGCTCCGCATCAAGAAGGTAGGCCATACCGGGACGTTGGATCCGCTGGCCACCGGCGTGCTGCCGCTCTGCCTGGGGGAAGCCACCAAGGTCGCGGGCTTCATCACCGAGGGCGACAAGGCCTACGACGCCACGGTGCGGCTGGGCGCAGAGACGGACACCCTGGACGCGGAGGGGCAGGTGACGGCGCAGGCGCCCGTGCCGGCCCTGACGCCCGCCTTGATTGAGGCCGCGCTGGCGCGCTTCCGGGGCACCTTCGACCAGGTCCCGCCCATGTACTCGGCGGTGAAGGTGGGCGGGAAGCGACTGTACGAGCTGGCCCGGGCGGGAGAAGAGGTGGAGCGCGCCGCCCGCCAGGTGACGGTGTACGAGCTGGTGCTGCGCGACTTCTCCGCGGAGCGGCTGCAGCTCTCGGTGCGCTGCTCCAAGGGCTTCTTCGTGCGCACCCTGGCCCAGGACGTGGGCCGGGCGCTGGGCTGTGGCGCGCACCTGGAGGCGCTGCGGCGCACTTCCAGCGGCCCGTTCTCCCTGACCCAGGCGCTGCCGCTGGCGGACCTGCCGGACCTGCTGAAGGCAGGCACGCTGGCGGGCCGCCTCATGTCCATGTCGCAGGCCCTGGTGGACCTTCCGGAGGTGCGCGTGAGCGCCGCCGACGCCAAACGCGTCTCCCACGGCGTCCCGGTGGAGGTCCCCGCCGGAAATGCGGGCCGGGTGCGCGTCATGGGCCCGGACGACGCGCTGCTGGCCGTGGCCGAAGTCACGGGCGGCCGCCTGCGCTATCTGCGCGTCCTCGTGTAG
- the pnp gene encoding polyribonucleotide nucleotidyltransferase — MLKKSVKIGESELSIEVGRLAKQADGSVVVRYGDTMLLVTAVSAREKKDIDFLPLTVEYQEKLYSAGRIPGSYFKREGRLTEKETLASRLIDRSCRPLFPEGYAYETQVIASVISSDPENEGDIHGITGASAALWVSDIPFDGPIAGIRVGRVGGELVANPTAKQREQSDLDLIMAVSRKAIVMVEGGAEEVSEADMVAALDFGFKMAQPALDLQDELRRELNKQVRSFEKPAAVDEALRAKVRELAMDGIKAGYGIKEKAARYDALSKTKKETLARLKEQLGDGYTPLVEKHAKSVVEDLKYEHMREMTVNGGRIGDRGHDVVRQITCEVGVLPRTHGSAVFTRGETQALVVTTLGTSDDEQRLEMLGGMAFKRFMLHYNFPPFSVNETKPLRGPGRREVGHGALAERALRNMVPKSESFPYTVRLVSDILESNGSSSMASVCGGTLALMDAGVPLKAPVAGIAMGLVKEGDKIAILSDILGDEDHLGDMDFKVCGTSKGITSIQMDIKITGLTTEIMSRALEQARQGRLHILGEMLKTLAESRKEISQYAPRITTIQIRPEFIKNVIGPGGKVIKDIIARTGAAINIEDSGRVDIASANGEAVKAAIAMIQALTREAEIGKIYTGTVRKIAEFGAFVELFPGTDGLIHISELSDKRVKSVSDVLNEGDEVLVKVVSIDKTGKIRLSRKEAMAERAAQQGAAAAGEAAAQPAAPAPTQPDAKA, encoded by the coding sequence ATGTTGAAGAAGAGCGTCAAGATTGGCGAGAGCGAGCTGAGCATTGAAGTGGGCCGTCTGGCGAAGCAGGCCGACGGTTCCGTGGTGGTCCGCTATGGCGACACCATGCTGCTCGTGACGGCGGTGAGCGCCCGGGAGAAGAAGGACATCGACTTCCTCCCCCTGACGGTGGAGTACCAGGAGAAGCTGTACTCGGCCGGCCGCATCCCCGGCAGCTACTTCAAGCGCGAGGGCCGCCTCACGGAGAAGGAGACGCTGGCCAGCCGCCTGATCGACCGCTCCTGCCGTCCCCTGTTCCCGGAGGGCTACGCGTACGAGACGCAGGTCATCGCCAGCGTCATCTCGTCCGACCCGGAGAACGAGGGTGACATCCACGGCATCACCGGCGCCTCCGCGGCGCTGTGGGTGTCGGACATCCCGTTCGACGGCCCCATCGCCGGCATCCGCGTGGGCCGCGTCGGCGGTGAGCTGGTGGCCAACCCCACCGCGAAGCAGCGCGAGCAGAGCGACCTGGACCTCATCATGGCGGTGAGCCGCAAGGCCATCGTCATGGTGGAAGGTGGCGCGGAGGAGGTCTCCGAGGCCGACATGGTCGCGGCGCTGGACTTCGGCTTCAAGATGGCGCAGCCCGCGCTGGACCTGCAGGACGAGCTGCGGCGCGAGCTGAACAAGCAGGTCCGCTCCTTCGAGAAGCCCGCCGCCGTGGACGAGGCCCTGCGCGCCAAGGTGCGCGAGCTGGCCATGGACGGCATCAAGGCCGGCTATGGCATCAAGGAGAAGGCCGCCCGCTACGACGCGCTCTCCAAGACGAAGAAGGAGACGCTCGCCAGGCTCAAGGAGCAGCTCGGCGACGGCTACACCCCGCTGGTGGAGAAGCACGCCAAGTCGGTGGTGGAGGACCTGAAGTACGAGCACATGCGCGAGATGACGGTCAACGGTGGCCGCATCGGCGACCGTGGCCACGACGTGGTCCGTCAGATTACGTGCGAAGTGGGCGTGCTCCCGCGCACCCACGGCAGCGCGGTCTTCACGCGCGGCGAGACGCAGGCGCTCGTCGTCACCACGCTGGGCACCAGCGATGACGAGCAGCGCCTGGAGATGCTGGGCGGCATGGCGTTCAAGCGCTTCATGCTGCACTACAACTTCCCGCCGTTCAGCGTGAACGAGACGAAGCCGCTGCGTGGCCCGGGCCGCCGTGAAGTCGGCCACGGCGCGCTGGCGGAGCGCGCGCTGCGCAACATGGTGCCGAAGAGCGAGTCCTTCCCGTACACGGTGCGCCTGGTGTCGGACATCCTGGAGTCCAACGGCTCCTCGTCCATGGCCTCCGTCTGCGGCGGCACGCTGGCGCTGATGGACGCGGGTGTCCCGCTCAAGGCCCCGGTGGCCGGTATCGCCATGGGCCTGGTGAAGGAGGGCGACAAGATCGCCATCCTCTCCGACATCCTCGGTGACGAGGACCACCTGGGCGACATGGACTTCAAGGTGTGCGGCACCTCGAAGGGCATCACGTCCATCCAGATGGACATCAAGATCACCGGCCTCACCACGGAGATCATGAGCCGCGCGCTGGAGCAGGCGCGTCAGGGCCGTCTGCACATCCTGGGCGAGATGCTCAAGACGCTGGCCGAGTCCCGCAAGGAGATCAGCCAGTACGCGCCGCGCATCACCACCATCCAGATTCGTCCCGAGTTCATCAAGAACGTCATCGGGCCGGGCGGCAAGGTCATCAAGGACATCATCGCCCGCACGGGTGCCGCCATCAACATCGAGGACTCGGGCCGCGTGGACATCGCCAGCGCGAACGGCGAGGCCGTGAAGGCCGCCATCGCGATGATTCAGGCGCTGACCCGCGAGGCCGAAATCGGGAAGATCTACACGGGCACGGTGCGGAAGATCGCCGAGTTCGGCGCCTTCGTGGAGCTGTTCCCGGGCACCGACGGCCTCATCCACATCTCCGAGCTGTCCGACAAGCGCGTCAAGAGCGTCTCCGACGTGCTGAACGAGGGCGACGAGGTGCTGGTGAAGGTCGTCAGCATCGACAAGACGGGCAAGATCCGCCTGTCTCGCAAGGAGGCCATGGCGGAGCGCGCCGCGCAGCAGGGCGCCGCCGCCGCGGGTGAGGCCGCCGCGCAGCCCGCGGCTCCGGCGCCGACGCAGCCGGACGCCAAGGCCTAG
- a CDS encoding YlxR family protein gives MCVGCGSRRPQAELTRFVVGPGGAIEVDRKRRLPGRGAYLCGAGCLTAALKRKAFGRAFRGKAGQVDPSQLGQAWEQGVGVGRGAGGSGC, from the coding sequence ATGTGCGTCGGATGCGGGTCACGGCGGCCGCAGGCGGAGCTCACCCGGTTCGTGGTAGGGCCCGGAGGCGCCATCGAGGTCGACAGGAAGAGGCGGCTGCCAGGACGGGGCGCCTACCTGTGCGGTGCCGGTTGTCTGACGGCAGCGCTGAAGCGGAAGGCGTTTGGTAGGGCCTTTCGCGGAAAGGCGGGCCAGGTTGACCCGTCGCAGCTCGGACAGGCATGGGAGCAGGGGGTCGGAGTGGGGAGGGGTGCGGGGGGGAGTGGGTGTTAG